From one Candidatus Methylomirabilis tolerans genomic stretch:
- a CDS encoding (deoxy)nucleoside triphosphate pyrophosphohydrolase, protein MSEATPTVEVAAGLIVRDGRILIAQRLNNAHLGGLWEFPGGKRQANESFETCLKREVMEELGLTIAVHEQVSSAEHHDAELQIQLRFYRCTVLAGEPHPLGCEAFRWVTPTEISAYSFPPADLPLVQQIALGQRLIA, encoded by the coding sequence ATGTCCGAAGCCACGCCGACCGTCGAGGTAGCGGCCGGCCTCATCGTCAGGGACGGAAGGATTCTCATCGCCCAGCGTTTGAACAACGCCCATCTGGGTGGGCTGTGGGAGTTTCCCGGCGGCAAGCGGCAAGCCAACGAGAGCTTCGAGACCTGCTTGAAAAGAGAGGTCATGGAAGAGCTGGGGCTGACCATCGCGGTCCACGAGCAGGTCTCCTCCGCCGAGCACCACGACGCTGAACTCCAGATCCAACTTCGTTTCTATCGATGTACCGTTCTGGCCGGAGAGCCCCACCCTCTTGGGTGTGAAGCTTTTCGCTGGGTTACTCCGACCGAGATTAGTGCCTACTCGTTCCCTCCGGCCGACTTACCGCTGGTTCAACAAATCGCCTTGGGCCAGCGCCTCATCGCCTAG